The nucleotide sequence GAGCGCGTCGAGAAGCACCTGAGCGAATGAGTCAGGGGAGCGGCGGGGTGAACGACACCAGCCACAGCTTGTCCTTGACCGCGATGGCCACCGGATAGCCGAAGGAGCTGCCGTCGCCCAGTTTCCCGCTGACGGTCGCCGACGTCGGCGCGAGATCGTCCGGGGCGAACTTCACCGTGACGTCGTGGGCGCCGCGTTCGGTCAGGGCGTCGATATAGGACTTCGCGAAGTCGCCCGCCGACGCGGGCGGATAGTCGATGAGTTCGGAGAGGGCCTCGACATCGTGTTCGTTGAGCGCGGTGGTGAGGCCCTCCCGGAGTTGCCCTGGACTGGCGACACCGGGGTCGGGTTGATGGGCGATCAGCACCGTGATGACGCTCACCCAGACGATGGCACCGGCGATCGCGACGGCCACCGTGGCCGTCCTGCGTGTCGGAATGTCGATCACCCCCTCGTGGCGAGCCTGCCGGAACGTGACCGTCCTGCCAAGCGGGCAGCCGGGGGCATGCGGTGAAACGCTCGGGGATGCGTGCCAGGATGGAACCGTGACACACCCACGCGGATCAGCATCGAAGACGGCGGCCCTTTCCGCCGCGCTTTCCGGCGCGGTCGACCTTTCCGCGCTCAAGGCGCGTGCCGAGGCGCCTCAGAAACAGCCTCCTGCCCCGCCGCGGCCCGCGGACGGCGCCGCGCCGAGCGGCCCGGCCACGGCGGGTGCCGTGATCGACGTCACCGAGGCGACGTTCCAAGCCGAAGTCGTCGAGCGCTCCTTGCAGCAGCTGGTGGTCGTCGACCTGTGGGCCGAATGGTGCGGCCCGTGTAAACAGCTCAGCCCGGTGCTGGAGCGCCTCGCCGCCGAGTCCGGTGGTGCCTGGGTGCTCGCGAAGGTGGACGTCGACGCCAACCCGCGTATCGCGCAGCTCTTCGGCGCGCAGTCCATCCCGACGGTCATCGCCATCGGCGGCGGCCAGCCGGTCGACGCGTTCTCGGGTGCCCTGCCCGAACCCGAGATCCGCAAGTGGCTCGGTTCGCTGCTCGACGCGCTGCGTGACCGGCTGCCGGGCATCAAGGCCGCCGAGCAGAACGGCGGCGGTGTCGAGGTGCCGGAGGACCCGCGGTTCACCGAGGCCGAGGAGGCCTTCGAACGCGGTGACTTCGCCGCGGCGCAGGCGGCCTACGAGCGCATCCTCGACGTCGAGCCCGCGAACGAAGAGGCCAAGACCGCGCTCGCGCAGGTGAAGTTCACCGCCCGAGCCGAGGCCGCGGGCCCGGACGCGATCGCGAAGGCCGACGCGAACCCCGCCGACCTCGACGCCCAGCTGGCCGCCGCGGACCTCGAAGTCGCGGGGCAGCAGCCCGAGGCGGGCTTCGCGCGGCTGATCGCCGTCGTGCGGCGGACCGCGGGCGACGAGCGCAACAAGGTGCGGGAGCACCTGGTGGCGCTGTTCGACCTGTTCGACTCGGCGGACGAGCGCGTCATGAAGGCGCGGCGGGATCTGGCGAGCGCTCTGTACTGACACAAGCCTCGTGAGTGGTAAGGACGGTTAGAACCGTCCTTACCACTCACGAGCCCACCGATCAGCCGTACTGGGTCGAGCAGACCGCCGAACTCTCCAGGTAGCCCTTCCGCAGGGCCTCGACCCGTTCGAAACCGTTGTCCACGCGCTTGCCGTTGACGTCGGCCGAGACGAGGCTTTCCGGGCTCAGCAGGTCCGAGATGGCCTCGTCGAGGTCACCGGCCGAGAGCCGCAGCGTCGCGCCGGGCACTGTGCTGGCTTTCGCCCACGCGCCGACCAGACAGGCGGTGCGCAGTCCCGCGTTCGCGTTGTCGATCGACGCGCCGACACCCTTCTGGATGCCCATCGCGTACCGGGACGCGATTTCCGAGAACGCGGCGAAGTCGCCCTTGCCCTCGCTGTGCCCGCTTTCCCATTCCGCCTGCTGGTCGACCGGCTGGGCGAGTTCGCGCAGCTTGGCCATGTCGATGCTGACGGTGTTGTTCGACGGGCAGTACGACGCGGGCGGGGTGCTCGGGCCGCCGGGGCAGCTGCCGTTGCCGTCCTCGGTGATCTCCGGGCCGGGGACGCCGGCGCCCTTGAAGGCCTCGTCGAGGCTCTTCTTCAGGATCCCGATGATCTCGGCGTCGAGTTTCTCGTCGCCCTTGCCCTTGTCACCCTTGTCGAACGGGCGCTCGGTGATGCGCGCCTTGATGTTCTCCTCGTTCATCGCCGCGCATTCCTTCGGGCCCTTCTCGAACCCGACCTGGAACGCGTACGTGCGGTCGAACGCCGTTCCGTGCGCGCCCTGTTTGGTCGCGCTGGTGCCCGCCTGGTCGCGGATCAGGAACAGCGACGCCATGACCTGGTTGAGGCCTTCGGACGTGGAGACGCGGTAGAACTTGCTCTTGTCCTCGGCGACCCAGCGGAAGTAGCCGCCGGCGAAGCAGTCGGCCTGCTGCTCCTTGACGATCGACGGGGTGTTCTTCTTGATGCTGGCCTTCTCGCCGAGCCGGTACTGCACGGCGTGCCCGAGTTCGTGGGCGAGCACGACGGCGCCCGCCATCTTCCCGAACCGTTCGCGCAGCATGGGCAGCAGCACGCCGCGGTCCCACGCCACCAGGTCACCCGGTGGGCAGTAGAACGCGTTGACGAGCTTCTTGACGCTCCCGCATTCGGTCTCTTCGTCGTCGGTCTTCGCGCTGTAGGACAGCAGCGACTTCAGCGGCTCGTACGGCTGGCCGAAGTCACGCGGCATGACCTCGGTCCAGTAGGCCTGCGCGTCGGCGATGGCGGCGATGGCGAGCTGGTCGTCCTCGGAGCCGTCCTCGTTGCGGACCTGCAAGTCCGGCTTGGGCGCGCCCGGTTTCAGCCCGCTCTCGAAATGCGTGACCGGCAGACCGGCGATGTCACCGGCGCCCGGCTGGCTGCCCTGCTGACCGGTCGAGCCGCCCTTGTCGGCGCAGGCGCTCAGCCCGAGGGCCAGCACCGTCGCGACCGCGATCAGAGCCGGGCGTTTGAAGCCCCGCGCTCCCCCTTGGATCATGTTCACTCGCTTGTCGTCAGGGCCCCGACCGGGCCGCGTACTTCGGCAAGCAGGGACCCTACCCAGCGCTTATGGCCCGCGTGCAGGTAATCCCCGAAGTGGGTCTTGAGCGGGGCGGGGGCCGTGCCGATATGGTCGCTCTTCATGAGAGCAGTCCGCCGGTTCACCGTCCGCGCGAGCCTGCCGGAGTCGCTCTCCGGCCTCGGTGACCTCGCCACGAATCTGCGCTGGACCTGGCATCCGCCCACGCGTGACCTGTTCGCGTCGATGGACGCGGAGCTGTTCAACCGCGTCCGCGACCCGCTGCGGATGCTCACCGCCCTGCCCCCGGCCCGGCTCGACGAACTCGCCGTCGACGACGCCTTCCTCGCCCACGCGCGCGAGGCCGTCGCCGACCTGGAGCGCTATCTCGCCGAGCCGCGCTGGTACCAGAAGCAGGACGACGCGGACCTCCCGCCCGCCGTCGCGTACTTCTCGATGGAATTCGGGGTCACCGAGGCGCTGCCGAACTACTCCGGCGGCCTCGGCGTGCTCGCCGGGGACCACCTCAAAGCGGCGTCGGACCTCGGCGTGCCGATGGTCGGTGTCGGGCTGCTCTACCGCGCCGGGTACTTCCGGCAGGCGCTGTCGCTCGACGGCTGGCAGGTCGAGCACTACCCGGTGATCGATCCGAACGCCTTCCCGCTGGAACTCGTGACCGACGGCGGCAAGCCGGTGCTGGTCGACGTCGCGATGCCCGCCGGGCGCACGTTGCACGCCCAGATCTGGAAGGCCCGCGTCGGCCGGATCCCGCTGCTGCTCCTGGACACCGACACCGAGGCCAACGACGAAGACCTGCGCGCGGTCACCGACCGGCTGTACGGCGGCGACGCCGACCACCGCATCCGCCAGGAGATCCTGGCCGGGATCGGCGGTTTCCGCGCGGTGCGGCGCTACTGCGAGCTGACCGGGCATCCGCAGCCGAAGGTGTTCCACACCAACGAAGGCCACGCCGGATTCCTCGGGCTGGAACGTGCCCGCGAGATCATCCAGGCCGACGGGCTGGCGTTCGACGAGGCGCTGCCCGCCGTCCGCGCCGGCACCGTGTTCACCACGCACACCCCGGTCAGCGCCGGGATCGACCGGTTTCCCGTCGACCTCGTCCAGCGGTATTTCACCGACGGCAGGCTGGTCCCGGACGTCGACCCGCGCCGCGTGCTGGCGCTCGGCGCGGAGGACAACCCCGGCCTGTTCAACATGGCGCATATGGGCCTGCGGCTCGCCCAGCGCGCGAACGGCGTCTCCGCGCTGCACGGCCGGGTGTCGCGGCGGATGTTCTCGCGGCTGTGGCCCGGATTCGACTTCGACGAGGTGCCCGTCTCGTCGGTCACCAACGGCGTCCACGGGCCGACCTGGGTGGCCCGCGAGCTGAGCGCGCTGCTCGGGCGCAACCACGAGGAGCTGGGTCTCGACGGCGCGCAGGGCA is from Amycolatopsis lurida and encodes:
- a CDS encoding tetratricopeptide repeat protein: MTHPRGSASKTAALSAALSGAVDLSALKARAEAPQKQPPAPPRPADGAAPSGPATAGAVIDVTEATFQAEVVERSLQQLVVVDLWAEWCGPCKQLSPVLERLAAESGGAWVLAKVDVDANPRIAQLFGAQSIPTVIAIGGGQPVDAFSGALPEPEIRKWLGSLLDALRDRLPGIKAAEQNGGGVEVPEDPRFTEAEEAFERGDFAAAQAAYERILDVEPANEEAKTALAQVKFTARAEAAGPDAIAKADANPADLDAQLAAADLEVAGQQPEAGFARLIAVVRRTAGDERNKVREHLVALFDLFDSADERVMKARRDLASALY
- a CDS encoding neutral zinc metallopeptidase, producing the protein MIQGGARGFKRPALIAVATVLALGLSACADKGGSTGQQGSQPGAGDIAGLPVTHFESGLKPGAPKPDLQVRNEDGSEDDQLAIAAIADAQAYWTEVMPRDFGQPYEPLKSLLSYSAKTDDEETECGSVKKLVNAFYCPPGDLVAWDRGVLLPMLRERFGKMAGAVVLAHELGHAVQYRLGEKASIKKNTPSIVKEQQADCFAGGYFRWVAEDKSKFYRVSTSEGLNQVMASLFLIRDQAGTSATKQGAHGTAFDRTYAFQVGFEKGPKECAAMNEENIKARITERPFDKGDKGKGDEKLDAEIIGILKKSLDEAFKGAGVPGPEITEDGNGSCPGGPSTPPASYCPSNNTVSIDMAKLRELAQPVDQQAEWESGHSEGKGDFAAFSEIASRYAMGIQKGVGASIDNANAGLRTACLVGAWAKASTVPGATLRLSAGDLDEAISDLLSPESLVSADVNGKRVDNGFERVEALRKGYLESSAVCSTQYG
- the glgP gene encoding alpha-glucan family phosphorylase, yielding MRAVRRFTVRASLPESLSGLGDLATNLRWTWHPPTRDLFASMDAELFNRVRDPLRMLTALPPARLDELAVDDAFLAHAREAVADLERYLAEPRWYQKQDDADLPPAVAYFSMEFGVTEALPNYSGGLGVLAGDHLKAASDLGVPMVGVGLLYRAGYFRQALSLDGWQVEHYPVIDPNAFPLELVTDGGKPVLVDVAMPAGRTLHAQIWKARVGRIPLLLLDTDTEANDEDLRAVTDRLYGGDADHRIRQEILAGIGGFRAVRRYCELTGHPQPKVFHTNEGHAGFLGLERAREIIQADGLAFDEALPAVRAGTVFTTHTPVSAGIDRFPVDLVQRYFTDGRLVPDVDPRRVLALGAEDNPGLFNMAHMGLRLAQRANGVSALHGRVSRRMFSRLWPGFDFDEVPVSSVTNGVHGPTWVARELSALLGRNHEELGLDGAQGKPLRDGVSDEQLWALRRELREKLVAEVRRRVRAAWMQRGASALELGWTDTVFDPDVLTVGFARRVPTYKRLTLMLRDPERLRALLLDERRPIQLVVAGKSHPADEGGKQLIQQIVRFVDDPEVRRRIVFLPDYDMSMARYLYRGCDVWLNTPVRQLEACGTSGMKSALNGGLNLSIRDGWWDECYDGSNGWAIPTADGVTDPLRRDELEAAALYDLLGHQIAPLFYDRGADGVPGGWMSMVWHTLETLGPRVQAARMVREYVESGYLPASRMVAEAIGDGYRGALSLADYRTKLDVSWPRVRIFDTELLVEDSAPMVTGTEVTIRARIDLAGLEPSEVDVQAVVGKVGDGDELSDPVTVPMSGDGIGAFAARLKLPHPGSIGYTVRVLPKHRLLASPAELARVVHA